CAAAAGCATACTTATACCAAACCTTATTGTGATGCTTTGTTTTCAAACTTCCATGATTGTGTATACTTTCAGGGGAAAGCTGGATCAGAACCAAGTGCTACAGAGTTGACAGAAGCATTAGAAAATcatgatctctttctttactttgGTCATGGAAGTGGTATGATTCTTCTAGCACTTTGGATTTATTAACCGTTTTTGGTGCAATCTTCGTTTACTTGAGATTGATTTCTAAAAGATCCTCTACCTTTCATGATACGGCAGGAGCACAGTATATACCGAAGCGTGAAATAGAGAAGCTAGATAACTGTTCTGCAACTTTCTTAATGGGATGCAGTAGTGGTTCACTATGGCTAAAAGGCAGTTACATTCCAGAAGGCATACCACTCTCATATCTCCTAGGTGGATCTCCAGCCATTGTGGCGACTTTATGGGACGTAACAGACCGAGACATTGATCGGTTTGGGAAAGCGTTGTTGGAAGCATGGTTGCAAGAGAGGTCAGATTCCTCATCAGAGGGTGGGTGTAGCCAGTGTGAGTCATTAGCTAATGAACTCGCAGCCATGAATCTAAAAGGAAACAACACCACCAAGAAGTCAAGGAAACCTTCTTCGCGGAACAAGCCAGCTCCATCAAATGTTGATGATGGGTCAGGGAAGAAGATTGAGTGCAACCACAAGCAGAGACGTAAAATCGGTTCATTTATAGCCGCAGCTCGAGATGCGTGCACCTTGCAACACTTGATTGGGGCTGCACCGGTCTGTTATGGTGTACCAACAGGTATCACAAGGAAAAAAGGAAtcgattctcttcttccttcttcatcgtGTTAGTTTGGTTAGAGAGCATTTCCTAATAAGTCCATTCTTAACTTGGAATCCTCATTGTCTGGTCATATAACGATTTTGAGGGATATATATTTAGGAGTTAGGACTTTTAAATCATAGGATCATATGACaacacaagagaagagaagaaaagagactCTAGAGATATATGTATTCATCCCTTCTTTTATATAACAAATTGTAAAAAGAAATCACATGGTGCACATCCTTCGAATTTTATGTTATAAAAGTGTTAGTAATTTACGATCAATATCTGCGTATTTCAGACATTACTTGTTCATGTTATATCATCATTTTGAcatgaatataatttttgttttctatctttgCATAAAGGAAAGAGGGCATTCCAAACTGTTAACAGAACTGATTCCACTGTAAAAAAGTATtctcaaacatatataaaccgattctattttaattgaataatttACATCTGTAAGACTAACATACTAAcatatgaccaaaataaattacaaaagagaaacaaaccaTCAAATTCAAAAAGCTCTGATTGCTGGTTACTCTTAAAACATTTATGTAAagccaataaaataaaaaaaagctgTAGTAAGATAAAGAAAGACATACGCAGAAGTGGTAAGGGGACAATGCTTCATGAGTTATATTACAGGATTCTCCATTTGCCATATTAGGAATTCTTTCAATCTTTGTAATGAAGAAGATATGTGCTTGAGGGTTGTTACTGGTACCTGAAGAGATATATCACACAATTATTACACATCCTATCCATCCTTTAAACTGTTTCACTTAATTTGACACAGTTTCAATTGTAAAAGATGTACCATTTACACTAACATCTGGTGgtttcaaataaattttgagTGTTTTTGCGATTACagtattatgattttttcttgatTGGTATTGCAGTCGTCCCATATATTTACCCAAGAGTAAATCGTATTGGGTGCATGGTTACTGCTTTCACTCTTTTTAAGCTATATTTCTGTCACCATGCTATACATAATGTGGTGTGAATTTGGTTAAATGTTTTCATCATCGATATTGTATTCAGTAAAAACGCATATAAACAATATGCTTTTACCTTTTCCTTTTGTTAGGTCTTGttacattttactttttttggcATCTTACTTTTGAGGTAATTCTTCTTAAAGGTTTTGAAAGGGTATAGCTGTTTGGTACACAAGAGCATACTGCAGAAGAGGTCCTCGGTCATGTTCATGGACAAACATAACAAAGGACAAATAGAAGTggggaaacaaaagaaagataaaatggCATAaaggtttctctctttttatatgTTGGGGAAAGCCATCAGAATGTACATGTGCTATTATAGAACTAACAGAGTATATATGATAATGAGTTctgtttctatatttttctctacACTTTTATACGAAAGTTTTATATTCTGAGATGATATATCAGGACTTGCAAGTATTAAAGTCACCTATACCTCTGATCCAGTCTCTCCAGCCCAAATTTGACGTTGCAACTCCTTCGCCACTTGAAGATCCAGACTGccattaaaaacgaaaaaagacTAAGAATCTTAAAAAGATTATGATGTAGAATTAAAGGGTGAAATAGTCTAAACAGATTGGCTTTTAAGTCCTCAGAGATCAGAAAGTATAAAGTAAGAGATAtttactcatcatcatcactgtcttCACTGTTGATTCCGGGGATAACATTctgagaaagacaaaaaaaaagatctaaatTAGTAAAAGCCATGTTCTATTATAGCAAAAAACAGAAGCAGGAGGAGTTCATACCTCAGTTTTAGTAATTGCGTGATGTTGATCCCATTTTCGGCTTGTGCAACTGTCACGGTTGAAGACATAGAAGTTACCAGTCATGAAGACAGAGTCGCCATTGATctgaaaaccaaaccaaaccatttgcAATCAGGAGACTTTGAAAATAGCAAAAATTCATCTTCTATTTACAAGGACAGCTTAATACATAATTCTCAAATACCTGACTTAATCTCTCCCAAACCAAGTCTTGCTCCATCAGATAGCCTTGATCAGAAACCAAAGTAAAGAGTTTTTCACCATGCTGCAAAATGAGagagcaaaagaaaatatcGAAATTAGAATTAACCTTCTAAGATATTATGTATAAACTGTTGAAATCACTTTTGGGAAAACACTTCCTGATTATCGATTCAAAAGACTgggaacaaataaaaaacactaCAGCTTTACATCTAAGTAAGTAACCTTTATCATGGTAGAGAAGTGATCGTTGCGGTACAAGACACAAAGTTCATCTTCGTTAAGCTCATCTTCCAAGTTAAAGAGCCTGGAGGAAATGaaatatcaataattattaaGATATAACCAGTCTTAGACAATGATAGAAAATCTTCGTAAGCAAACAACACAATCACGCACCCATCCCATGTTAACTGACTGGCATTATCTTTCAAGAATGTTTTGATCACTTCACCTGAAAATTCAACCATGGTGAAGTTTTCTTGATCAACTTAGGAAATGTATGGAGTTATCTTTATCCACAATAGATATAAAAATGCATGTGTATGAGCTTACCCTCTTTTTGCGTGAGCCCATTTACATCTGAGGATTTAGACACAGCCTCCTCTGCTTCATTTGAGTCTCTGTGAGTATCAAAACCAGGCGCTTCCTTTTCAGATAATGTCAAGGCTCTTAacaaggcttcttcttcttcaatatctcCCTTTCCCAATCTACCATGCTCTGCAGACGCAGTACCCGNAAATACCTGACTTAATCTCTCCCAAACCAAGTCTTGCTCCATCAGATAGCCTTGATCAGAAACCAAAGTAAAGAGTTTTTCATCATGCTGCAAAATGAGagagcaaaagaaaatatcGAAATTAGAATTAACCTTCTAAGATATTATGTATGAACTGTTGAAATCACTTTGGGAAATCACTTCCTGATTATCGATTCAAAAGAccggtaacaaaaaaaaaacactaaatctTAACATATAAGTAAATAACCTTTATCATGGTAGAGAAGTGATCGTTGCGGTACAAGACACAAAGTTCATCTTCGTTAAGCTCATCTTCCAAGTTAAAGAGCCTAAAGGAAATGGAAGATCAATAATTATTAAGATATAACCAGTCTTACCCAATGATAGAAAATCTTGGTAAGCAAACAACACAATCACGCACCCATCCCAAGTTAACTGACTGGCATTATCTTCCAAGAATTTTTTGATCACTTCACCTGAAAATTCAACCATGGTGAAGTTTTCTTGATCAACTTAGGAAATGTATGGAGTTATCTTTATCCACAATAGATATGAAAATGCATGTGTGTGATGAGCTTACCCTCATTTACATCTGAGGATTCAGACACAGCCTCCTCTGCTTCATTTGCGTCTCTGTTAGTATCAACACCAAGCGCTTCCTTTTCAGATAATGTCAAGGCTCTTAacaaggcttcttcttcttcaatatctcCCTTTCCCAATCTACCATGCTCTGCAGACGCAGTAACCGACACAGGAAAATCAACAGAGCATTCCTCACTACTTTTACAGCTTGGAGCCTTAACAGTTTGTGTATCCAAGGCAGTAAGCTCAGTCATCAAAGCATCATAAGTTCTGCCTCCAATTGCAGTAGCGATTTCCGAATCCTGGAGGTATAAGCAGAGGAAAAGCAATCATATATTGAAAACTATTCCAAAACTACAAATattgaaagataataaaaacaatcaataTGATGCACCTGAGGATCAACTATCCATCCATGATacaaaggaataccaagtgttgcAAATAAAGCAAGCTCAGGTGTAACCACAAAACCCTTAATGCTGNNNNNNNNNNNNNNNNNNNNNNNNNNNNNNNNNNNNNNNNNNNNNNNNNNNNNNNNNNNNNNNNNNNNNNNNNNNNNNNNNNNNNNNNNNNNNNNNNNNNNNNNNNNNNNNNNNNNNNNNNNNNNNNNNNNNNNNNNNNNNNNNNNNNNNNNNNNNNNNNNNNNNNNNNNNNNNNNNNNNNNNNNNNNNNNNNNNNNNNNNNNNNNNNNNNNNNNNNNNNNNNNNNNNNNNNNNNNNNNNNNNNNNNNNNNNNNNNNNNNNNNNNNNNNNNNNNNNNNNNNNNNNNNNNNNNNNNNNNNNNNNNNNNNNNNNNNNNNNNNNNNNNNNNNNNNNNNNNNNNNNNNNNNNNNNNNNNNNNNNNNNNNNNNNNNNNNNNNNNNNNNNNNNNNNNNNNNNNNNNNNNNNNNNNNNNNNNNNNNNNNNNNNNNNNNNNNNNNNNNNNNNNNNNNNNNNNNNNNNNNNNNNNaaaaaaaaaaaaaaaaaaaaaaaaaaaaggattaaccTCTCGAAATTAATATCGACATTTATTCCATCAGCAAGGCGTCTGAGGAGCTCAACATCAATACACTCATAATCATTTCTCTGCCATGAGAAACAAAACTAGAAGTTAATCCTCTCATTCAACACTGTTCTGAGGCTAATGAAACATAAACAGgaaagaagtgaagaaaaaagTCAAGGATTATTACTTCACAGAGTACGTCGGCCACATGATTCAGCAAATCATCTTGAGATACATCAACAATGCCAAGACCTAGATTCATTTCTTCTCTCAAGATAAGAACATTAcctgtaaaacaaaacaattcttAATAACAGTCACAAACAAGAACTTGTAAACAGAAGAACAACGACgatgaacacaaaaaaaaaactcacggATCTAATCCAAGAAACGACTactaaaacatcaatttcacCCCTAATCAAAAACCTACATTCTCCAATTCCGTTCTCCtaatcaaagattcaaaaacCCTAGCGAGAGATTAAATCGAGAGAAGATATATGAACGTACAAATGGAAATGAGAGGACATGGTCCGTTCTTGTCTTGGAGAATGATACGCTTCGATCGTCCACGATACACAATCTCCTTCGTCTTGTAAAAGACTTGCCTCGGAgtttcgttcttcttcttcagttgcGATTCCtgattcgtcttcttcatctcttccgCGGGAGGAGGAGGATCCGATTTCGGAGAAGCAGGAGGAGAATGATAGATCGCCATTGAAGAAGACGGAGAAAGGTTCACGACGACGATGATCACCTCGAATTCGAGAAGTGCGTCTTTGAGATTTTTAATCGTCTAGtcaaaatcgaagaagaaacaattttttctcCAAAGAAGGAAAGCAAGAAAGTGAGCATTTGGGAGTCTGACTTTggcttatttaatatataaaagagcATATGTATTGGGTGGGCGACgaggaaaagcaaaaaaattgatCTTGAAGTAAACCAAACCGGAACTAAATCAAACCGTAATTAGTATGGTTTTTCTAAACCGGAGTTTTGTGACGGTTTTAAAAGATTACCCGTACGTATCTCTTGGCTCCATAAAGATGACGCgtataaattcaatttttttcactACTTAATGAACTacacatacaatttttttcacTACTTAATGAACTACACACGTAGGCGAATATTTGAACTGATAGTGGCCTGATAAAAAATGCTAACGATGGATTTTTAGAGATCAATCAATATTTGAGGAGCTCCAGTAATTACATAATagagtttataaattttatgagaTTAATTAACCACGATAAATCCCTTTATAACTTTtcgagtaatatatatatatatataatctcaacCATAATAATAAATTAGCTCTTACGTTACGCTAAGATCATACTCTCTCTGTCCCTCAAATATTGATGTTTGAGggatttcacacaaattaaaaaataatgattattaattttaaatataataaagttttcttattaaaatgtattatatatttataaaccaatgattattgaattttattaatgatcacttcttaaagtttacaaaaatttaatattaattaactaaaagtagtaaaacattaatatttgtgggacaaaaataaataacataacatcaatttttgtgagacaGAAGGAGTATATATTAGACCACGAAAGATCGTTGAACCAGCttagtaaaaataataagtagAAATATTTGAAGACCTAATTGATAGATTAAGGAAGTTGGGAAAATCGGATGTAACTATACTACTTTTAGCTAACCACACTTGTCATTATAAATCATTACATTGATTCTCTCACTCTCGCATAGTTTTTTATACTGTTTTCATATGGAAAATAGGAAATGCATTTTTAAGAAGCAAGCATTTTGTTACGCACATGTTGGTGAAAGGGATGTGGTCCTCCTAGCGTGCGACACCTGTTCCAAGATATGGAAGAATAAACAAATGTTATCTTAAgtatttattattgtaaaaaagcATCCAATAGTGGATAACCACTTGCTAATGCTAATTGcttaggtttataaaaatataaaaaaaaaaaaaaacgggaaacGAATAAAGTGAAAAAGCAATGAAGTGGTGTTACGAAGCGCATCAAACAAGAGTCGAAGCTATAGCTAGCTACCACGTGAAACCATGTACATGTGTTACTATCTAATTGGCCTTATGGTCGTTGTTATAATTAACGTCGATTGTACGGACGTCCCTACgggtttgttttttatttatttactttatatcACAACGATTAAAGCTCTGtgctttttcattttcttttgcataAAGTTTCTGATTCATCTTTggaattaaaattatttgttaaaacaaaagtttgtttCAATCTTATTAGGGGCCATATATGACGATCAGTTGTGAGAGTCTTAGCACTATCATACTTTATGTATGTAGACTACTTACttggtttgaccaaaaaaaaaaaaaaagactacttACTTGGTAAATACAAAGGAAGATTAATATAGTCACGAAAAAGTACGTACGTTATTTTACACAACTATACAATAAATGCTTAAAAACCCCATTTGTGTCGAAGTCTTTTTATACTAGAGAATATGGGTTTCGAGATCGGACGGTGTGCGgttggagagaagagaagatcagaCGGTGTGCGTGCGTAAGCACTTATTTGTCCGAGAGAAGCTGGCAAAGGGAACAATGATGATGGCTGTCCTCAGGTGCGCAATAGTTTAAAGTTAAACCTATACTTTGACGGACACCGGATCTATAGGTTGTCGGTTAATCTGGACACGTGCCAAGATCTCCCCCATTACCTTCAACTTCGCCTTCGGTTTCCCCCACACTCTTAATTACGTTTTAAGAGGTAAATATGCAATTTACACACCAATCCATAAATATCTCCATTTTTACCTGAGTAGTTATTTACCAAACAGTAATGATTATTGTTCATTGTCAGTTCActagaaaaaattattcttaCCCCGACCACAATTATTGTACATgttatattactattattatatacacattGGCCCTTCAGTTTGCATTTTGAGTTTTttaccaaaagaagaaagaaattgcGTAATgttatttctaaaaataaaggCGATGTACTGCTATGCTAGCTAGCTAGGGTTATAGGCGTAAGAGAAAATGGCAAATTGTCAAATATAtcaatcataaagaaaaaaacacttttttttctctttatttattattttttttgtttttctctcctcctcctccatcataAATCTAGGGCTTTCCAAGAATCTGTAATCACATACCCTCTTCCCAAAAAACTTgctattttctctctctctctctctccactctcatatatacacaaagagaacacatcaaTCCAAAGAGGGTAAATCTCAAAATCCGTCGTCAGGTTTTGGTTGATCCATATTCTATTTATAGATCTTTTATGTTCTTTCTTAAAATGGTTAAATTAAAGATTCTTGTTGATGTTCTTGGTcgctattcttttttttttcttttcagttacATAAACTTTTCTTGTGTGATTTTGAACAGAAGATTTGGATAAGGAATAAATTAGAGGTAAAGGATGGTGAGGGGCAAAACGGAGATGAAGAGGATAGAGAACGCAACGAGCAGGCAAGTGACGTTTTCCAAGAGAAGAAATGGACTTCTGAAGAAAGCCTTCGAATTGTCGGTCCTTTGTGATGCTGAAGTTGCTTTGGTCATCTTCTCTCCAAGATCCAAACTCTATGAGTTCTCTAGCTCTAGGTAtgtctcctttttgtttttaattagtcTCCTTGCTATCAGATTCGACTGAGAGGCTAATCCGGTCTCATTTACTCCATAATTATATAATAGATTCG
The sequence above is a segment of the Camelina sativa cultivar DH55 chromosome 10, Cs, whole genome shotgun sequence genome. Coding sequences within it:
- the LOC104718009 gene encoding ubiquitin carboxyl-terminal hydrolase MINDY-1-like, which codes for MAIYHSPPASPKSDPPPPAEEMKKTNQESQLKKKNETPRQVFYKTKEIVYRGRSKRIILQDKNGPCPLISICNVLILREEMNLGLGIVDVSQDDLLNHVADVLCERNDYECIDVELLRRLADGINVDINFESIKGFVVTPELALFATLGIPLYHGWIVDPQDSEIATAIGGRTYDALMTELTALDTQTVKAPSCKSSEECSVDFPVSVTASAEHGRLGKGDIEEEEALLRALTLSEKEAPGFDTHRDSNEAEEAVSKSSDVNGLTQKEGEVIKTFLKDNASQLTWDGLFNLEDELNEDELCVLYRNDHFSTMIKHGEKLFTLVSDQGYLMEQDLVWERLSQINGDSVFMTGNFYVFNRDSCTSRKWDQHHAITKTENVIPGINSEDSDDDDLDLQVAKELQRQIWAGETGSEVPVTTLKHISSSLQRLKEFLIWQMENPVI